In Anolis sagrei isolate rAnoSag1 chromosome 5, rAnoSag1.mat, whole genome shotgun sequence, the DNA window agagtctacactgccatataaaccagttcaaagcagataatctggattttatatggcagtgtagatgggtccctaGTCTTCggatccttccagacaggccctatctcccaggatctaatcccaggttttctgctttaaactggattatatgagtctgcactgccagataatctgggataaacagaaaacctgggataagatcctgggatacagggccggtctggaagggccctccatcTCCCCCGCATTCAATTGTTTCATTTTCATTACTGTTAAACGTCCCCTTCCACAAGATATGATATATATTATGGATGGGTGCTATGGAGTTGCCACACTTCTAAACTGGCTTTTATTTTAAAGTAAATTCCTTTCACATCAGAGAGGATGGCCAGCCTTCAGCTTACTTACTCTAGAGGTGTCCCATTAAAGTCTGCCACTAATCTTAATAAGCCATATAAATAAATTgctcacatatacatataattttaaataagTTATCATTATCAAGTTACAATAAATTACCATTAAAATTTCCACAAACTGAAATGAAATAGCTGGCCCATCTGGATAGAAGTAGCTTTATGAGCTGATTGATGGTCAACTATTGTTTAGTCCTTTACGAAGCCGGTGCTTTGATGCATGCTTTTGCCAGGTATTCAAAGAGCAAGTCAAGTTCACCAACTGCTTTGTTCTTTCCATTCTCTCCCAACTGTAGAATCAAAATCAAAAAAAGGTTATTTGGACACGGTTTGCAGAAGCTGAAATAAACTGGGGAAATGGGGCGAAGAATAAGAGAAACTGGGATGTtttaggctagatctacactgcccaatatcacaggatctgaaccctgattatattcttatcccagattgtattgcagtggagactcatataatccagttcaaagcagataatctggaatcagattctgggatatagggcaatgtagatccagccttaaaggCAGCTGAGAATTAGCTACAACTCTCTGAATCACCCAGCCAACTAGTAGACATACGGTAATTGGTATGGGTATTTTGGGATTGAGGTATAAAAAAGCAACTTGGTCAAACTGCAAGTCTTTCTGACGTCTAGTCATTTAACAAAATCATAACAAAAAACCCCTCTATCACAGTAGGCTGGTAAAAAAGAAGAAGGCCTAGCTGACAAAATACAGAAATGAATGTATGTGTACCAGGGCTACTGTAGTGATGCTGAAAATACGATCTGGGTTTGAATCAATAAGCTCAGCAACACTATTTTGCTTAGTTCTACCAGACATAGGTCTGCTCTGAGTCTTTCCCATCTCCAGCTGATGGACATTCAGAACTCTGTGATGCATTGGAGTGCTCTGGCAGAGCATCCTAAATAATCTTCCCTAAAccgcaaatcccaggattacacgAAAAGTCCCTGAGATTCTAACAAAACAACAGCAGAAAAAAAGATGGTAAGtctggactttatcacacaagataGGCAAACTGGCAGTGAAGTTGGACGCTGTGTGTATCCTGGCTACTGGTTTACCTCCTTTCTGCAATTAATCCATTCTTCACTATTGATGGGCAAAATCCATCAACAGCTCGCAATTCGGAAACATTCCCAACACCTACTTGGGTGCAACAGgtcctcctctcccccttccccctcGCTATTCTCAAGCtgttttgtgtttatttaatattttagttATATTAGCCTTTTTTGCATTACTGAAGTTGCAAAATTGCTctttaaaaaacttaaaacattgcAGTTTAGTGGAAGTGTGGAAAAGTGAGTGGGAAGTACAATTGCAGGACTGCAGATTGTCGGATCAGCTCAATTGTGTGGATGAAGAGAGGTGTGATATTGAATGTGTTCATCCCAGTGTGTATCAATATcaccaatcaccatctcccaaagcagttactctatgcttcaagaatgggaaatggaatgttggtggacaggaaaagagatttaaagatgggcttaaagccaagcttaaaaactgtggcattgacactgagaactgggagacCCTGGCCCTTGctcactctaactggaggtcagctgtgaccagcagtgctgcagaattcgaagaggcacgaatggagggtgaaagggagaaacatgccaagaggaaggcacatcaagccaaccctgaccgggactgccttccacctggaaaccaatgtcctcaccgcaggagaacatgcagatcaagattaggactccacagccacctacggacccaccgccaagacaccacctctggaagacaatcatcctcaaacTATGAgagatcatctaagtaagtatcCATGTCTATGATAATATGACTGCCTTAGAATAGCAGCTTTGTCTGTTCTCTATTCTACACTATACTACTCCCTATTTAGGACAGGTTGTAACAAACCTAATTTCCCTACGTGCATGCTGAGGAGTTACAGCCATGAATATTACAGAATCATACCTTAGTTGTACAAAAACAAGGTAAAATTACTCAACTGTTTTCATAGTGAATTCTAAAAATCAGCGTACCTTATCTAATTTGTCTTTCATTTGCTTCACATTTTTTTCAATGTGTTCACTTTTCCCCGACGGTTTCTGAAAAGGAAAGAACACAAAGTGGTTTCATTTCACACCTTTCTCTTGACTTGCACTTCAGAAAACTTGGAAGTTTTGATTCGAGGTTTCCTCCTCTCATGTTAATGCCAGACACTTGATAACTTTGCTTTTTCTCTACATAAATTGAGAATGgctgtggtttgagtgttgaattatGATCATATCTGCACTGAccacttaagtcagtttcaaactggtattgaagaaagtggtttcgctATGtcgatttttttccatgtcaggagtgacttgagaaactgcaagttgcagtttctcaagtcactcctgtgagagaattggccatctgctaggatgttgcccaggggacgcctggattgtttaccatcctatgggaagcttctctcatgtccccacatgggaagctgaagctgacagactgGCGCTCAgcctactccctggatttgaaccgccgacctttcagtcagcagtcctgccgtcacaaggatttaaccaagtagttcccaacctgtggtctgcaagaaataaaatatggtccgcagcctcactgttactacaccattgcaaagagagtgactagtctcatgaaaccctcttattattaaatatgattttctgtgggcgagcagatggcgactactggatggcacatgttctgtatcagaaactagagctgatgtgatctatccaatgcaattttctgaatcagcttcccaaataaccaaaccaaatctaaagttgaccaaaaaccgattcataacctttttggtactaatgcttgtcaagtggtccctgggcaagtggtccctggtcaaaaaaaaggttgggaaccactgattttaacccattgcaccaccgggggctgctCACTATGTAGCTGATTACATAGGATATGCTGGAAGTTTGGGACCAGGATGGTGACTAGACAAACCACTGATGGGCATTAAGAGCTTTCTTTCACAACTTTGGTGGAAGGCTGTTATCTGTTATATTAGCCTCAGAAAACTCTGTTGTAGATTTGCCTTATGGTTGCCGTAAGTTGGAAATGTcttaaggcacaaaacaacaacaacaacgtatgtACATTTGACATTATGAAAAGCAATGAGACTTCAAGAAAGATAAAAAATGGATAACTGAGAGTATCAGGAGATAGATTTGATACTTACACAGCCATGCAATTCCCCATGCCGTTCAGCCAAGAAATTTGCCACTTCTTTGACATTGGAAGCAGGAAGCAGGTTTCCAGGAGCAGATTTCAGCTCAGAGAGGACATTTTTAATGACAATGTCTGTTACTCTCTTCATTACGTAGCAGTGGTCTTTCTCCTGTGAAACAAGATCATGAAAGTACATAGACTGAAGAACAACAGAACAAGGAATTGTGTAGATAGAATATTAATTCAAGTCATAATGGGGAAGCTCACCTTGATGTTAGCATACAGATGTTGCCCAATGAATCTGTTATCCGTATCTTTATCAGAAAGTCTTGCCTTGAAAAAAAAGAGTCAGAATGAATGTGTGGCAGAAAGAAAAGgttctaattttatttttatttttgaacatTCTAGACTGCGGCAACACAGTTCATTGGAACAATACAACTCTCCATTTCTATAGAGGATTTTGGGAGGAAattgttatacagctgtgtatatggtaaataatacaatgtaaaattaaaGTGTTAGGATGATGAATGCAAATGTGCTCACACCCAATTCAATTTATAacacacttcccccccccccccatattagtATTCAAAACAGCTTACATTTTACAAAAATGCAGCTTAAAAGTTatgtttaaaatacaataaaacaatttgtggaataggagcccccggtggcacagtgggttaaacccctgtgccagcaggattgaagactgataggtcgcaggttcgaattcggggagagtgcggatgagctccctctatcagctccagttcctcatgtgaggacatgagagaagcctcccccaaggatgataaaacatcaaaacattcgggcgtcccctgggcaatgtccttgcagatggccaattctctcacaccagaagcgacttgcagtttctcaagtcgctcctgacacgacaaaaaaaattgtggaataaaaagcatttaaaattctCATATAGGTATTACTGCTTAACCATTGACCAATTTCAAGTacagtataagcctagtttttcagcatgTTTTaaggcttatactcaaatcaaggttatatattattttactctattattattattattattattattacatttattttaatctattagtacatttgttattttactcaagtattactgttattacatttcaattttttaactctatgatgatgattattattacatttatgattttacttcATTATCGGAAGGATATGTAAGTACGTATACACtgaaaggttagaataatgtaataataaaactgtaaagaagaagaataaaattgtaatttaagataagagttGGGCAGTTaaatacaattttatgtaaatattcaaaaacatttaacctgatgccacaattaatataattttattgctatctatatttattttgaaatttactagtagctgctgcatttcccaccttcggcttatactcaagtcaatccattttcccagtttgttgtagtaaaattaggaccctgggcttatatttgggttggcttatacccaagtatatatggtattcagTTTTTGAGCGACATACTGCAGTGTGTGAGAGCTTTTACCTTCAAACCGAAATATTGGTTATTATTGTTTCTCCTGTTATTTCATTTATAACCCACTTTCTTGCCAACCCTGAGACTCAGTGTAGCATGAAAATGACATTAAAGCTCACATCATTGTAAGCATATGAAGGTTAGAATAAAATCAGACCATCAacaatattaaaatgcaatttcAGAGCATGCCCATTAAAACATAACACCTACGGACAAcaaagtgcatttttaaaaacctttcccCAACAAACAATAGTCAAAGGACTTCAAAACTAAATCTGCCATTGGAGGAAACCGGTCTGATTTCTCCAGAGCTTGGGAGCAGGCACCAAAAAGACCCTGTATTTGTTATGTAGAGAAGGACTTCCACTAATGAGCTCAAAACCCATGAAGACTCATATAGAAGAACATGGTTCCTCAATTAATCTAGATGCAATTTATATTTTCACATCCTTTGACACAAAAAGAATAGCTGATGGAGCCGGTTGAAAATCGAACCAtctgagacctacttgcttttcggaaatcCTGTAAAACTTTtgttttccgacaagcttttgatgggtgaacaatccgggctatgcctgttcttgctgcctattgttattgttatggtcattttaaagctaattgtattgttttaatctgtttctgtaaacggctccgagccaaattgggagtagcggtatacaagttgaataaataataataataataataataataataatagtagtagtagtagtagtagtaatatagaagatgtaaaaaaaaatccacgtTTGCAAGATTTATAGGCAGAAGAAAACACTGAGTGGCCAATAATGATCAACATCATTCAAATAGCTgaatatgttgtaagctgctgtGATATCCCCATATTAGATACTTTCTTGTATAAATGAGTTTATCTATCTGAGTCATCATTCACTTTCAAAAAGAAGTAATGGCATAACTCAAAAAAAGTACAGAATGGAAAAATAACCCTAGGCTACAAACAGGAGGGACACCATGGAGATAAAATATCCATGAGATGGTTTGGCTTATTGCTTTACCTGTTCAGCTAAGGTGAGGGTGCAGTTCTTGATATAGGGTGGCAGAACAGTCCTGAGTATGCAGGAGTGATTCGTATGAAGATCAGTTTCCTTATTCGGCAAAGGACTTGCAAAGAGCAGAAAAGGCATGCAACAAGAACAGAACAGCCAAAATGAGAGGCACCCCATCCAGTTTTGCAGAGGATTCATGGCTCCAATAGAAAAGCAGTAAGTTTGGTGACAATCTGGAACCTTCAAAACAcagaaaaaagtaaaatttcTCCATGAAGACAAACAAATATGCATACagtatagatacatacatacatagacagaTGAAATTATATTTATCAAAATGATTTTATATTTGTAAATGTATACattatgatattttagaaattatataggtatatacaatactaatatataaagaaagagagagagaaagaaattgaaCATTTTGCTACTTACTTGTGGATTTTGGGCTGTGCTGTAAAGGACCGGAGTCGTCTCTTTTATATATACCCATTGCCACCTTGTTCACGAAGGATTGATGAGTTACCGTGACATCATCAGGTCTTTGGCTTTCCACTATTACTTCTGAGAATTTACTAATCATCCTACACCAAAAAAGCCACAAGAGAGAACCACACAGGTTTTCTACTCTTTGATTTCTTACGAAGTGACCCTATTGAGTCTGCGGGGGACAAAGCAGGTGTGTGTGGGCTTTATGGGGGATTTTTATTTACCTGTTTTGGACACCTAATCGATTACGATTTAGGGTCAAACCAAATGTGACACCATTAATTCAATTCATGATTGTGGGTACACTTTTTAATAGAAGATTAAATAGAAGATTTAAAAGATTTAATAGAAGAATTTTAATAGAAGATTAGCACTACAGCAGAGCAGAGGACCAAGAATTGAAGCCCCTTTCAACTCCATTAAGGCCCCCTTCCAGACTGCATTCCCCACGGCTgctattgactttttaaaaatgattatgaAATTTCTACTGGAttgatctaaaacagtggttcccaacctttgtcctccaggtgttttgtacttcatctcccacaattcctaacagctggtaagatggctgggatttctgtgaattgaagtccaaaatacctggagaaccaaaagttgggaacaacTGATCTAAAAGTGAAAGTAGAATATAGGCAGACTTAACAAAGTCTCTGTCAGCGAGGTCGCTCTTTGACGAAGACTTTTTAAGCTCTTCcagtttcctcctccccccccccccctcctctttgtCTTCTATCTGGCTGAGCATTGGCATTTGGAAGGATAAGGAAGGGGACCTGGAGAAACATATATTGTATTGTACACTATATGCCTTGAAAACAAACCATACAACTTCAGCTGGGAAACAATGAAATTCTAGTCTATCTGATCTTTCTGTAACTGTGTGTGTCTTCATGTGTCATTATAAGCAATCACTCATGGCtgtgtatgattgtcttccaggggtattattatcatttattcatttatttatttattttatgtcaagctgctttacccagaaggtggtgctaggGCACACCTGTTCAACACTCGGGGatttgaacaggtgtcccccagtaccaccttctgggtacgatcctccaggaaggcttggagccactgtaaaacagtatctCCTAGTCCCATCCCAAAGACATGGTCCAGGAGAATAACATGGTGAATGGTATCGAAACCCACTGAgaaatccaggagaaccaacagagagacactccccctgtctagctctctgcataggaccaaagctgtctctgttccatagccaggcctgaaaccagattgaaatggagcTAATTAAtcaatttcatccagaaatccctggagttgagaggCCTCCACATGCTCCAAGGCCTTggtcagaaaggggaggttggacacTAGTCAATAGTTGTCTGTTATAGAGGCTTTTTAAATATAGATCTCACAAATGACTGCTTTGGGCAAATTAgaactttgccttgttccaaAGAGGCATTGACCACCCCCTTCACCCATTCTGCCAGTCctcctctggcctgtttgatcagcc includes these proteins:
- the IL22 gene encoding interleukin-22, which produces MNPLQNWMGCLSFWLFCSCCMPFLLFASPLPNKETDLHTNHSCILRTVLPPYIKNCTLTLAEQARLSDKDTDNRFIGQHLYANIKEKDHCYVMKRVTDIVIKNVLSELKSAPGNLLPASNVKEVANFLAERHGELHGCKPSGKSEHIEKNVKQMKDKLDKLGENGKNKAVGELDLLFEYLAKACIKAPAS